The following proteins are co-located in the Salinigranum halophilum genome:
- a CDS encoding nucleotidyltransferase domain-containing protein codes for MSDETKQHINICLPVTPGDDAKIFRLHAADDVLRLLVDAHQSEFTLKELSEMTDRSRSTVWRAVEFLDELGVIQVRKTTQRKYVSIDPARLQKDDPILGLEQTEYHAPVRAFVESVETAVEKSETVDQLLGVLVFGSVARGEADRKSDIDVFVLVDGNRTTARRLISNVASELGDKRFDGDRYTFEPFVETEASALRASETLRGIVQEGVTVYGTDEFQRLRTEVISDE; via the coding sequence GTGTCCGACGAAACGAAACAACATATAAATATTTGCCTCCCCGTCACTCCTGGCGACGACGCGAAGATATTCAGACTCCACGCGGCCGACGACGTGCTTCGACTGCTCGTCGACGCCCACCAGTCGGAGTTCACGCTGAAAGAACTGTCTGAGATGACCGACCGTAGCAGGTCGACAGTCTGGCGAGCCGTCGAGTTCCTCGACGAACTCGGCGTCATACAGGTGCGAAAGACGACACAGCGAAAGTACGTCTCTATCGACCCTGCACGATTACAGAAAGACGACCCGATACTCGGTCTCGAACAGACCGAGTACCACGCCCCGGTTCGTGCGTTCGTAGAGAGCGTCGAGACCGCGGTCGAGAAGTCGGAGACAGTCGATCAGTTACTCGGGGTTCTCGTATTCGGGAGCGTCGCTCGCGGCGAGGCTGACCGGAAGAGCGACATCGATGTGTTCGTCCTCGTCGACGGCAACCGAACGACTGCTCGCCGACTCATCTCGAACGTGGCCAGTGAACTCGGGGACAAACGATTCGACGGAGATCGGTACACGTTCGAGCCGTTCGTCGAGACAGAAGCAAGTGCTCTGCGAGCGAGCGAAACGCTCCGTGGAATCGTCCAGGAAGGGGTCACCGTCTACGGCACCGACGAGTTCCAGCGACTCCGAACGGAGGTGATAAGCGATGAGTAG
- a CDS encoding RNA-guided endonuclease InsQ/TnpB family protein: MNYSPRFRLFPTTEQRRAMDWQRNTVRQLYNHALKEFNQIPEDEGTLRQRVWMVRDTLPAMKDWWPDLTQVYSTILQKAVERIRDNIQNLGKLKAKGYDVGSLNWKPPRDFRSFTYRQSGFELDKKSGPNGRGLLILKKLKGETREIPIRLHRDLPDHDSIKEVTLKKDPTGAWHVSFCIETGTPEKPAVESIDTDDTVGIDLGVLNFIHDSDGRSVGRVDLDDDRKRLEREQRSLSHKEYESNNWEEQRRRVAKVHARMSNKKHDYKHKLAHFYTAEYDAVFVENLNVKGMLESGDTARNKVDVGWRGFITILEHHGEKNGCHVVQVDPRGTTKECASCGVSTDKPLWVREHSCPTCGFEIDRDWNAALNVLNKGLSKLGVVHSEATPVETATAVSTDGGDYSSIVVDASRVTEAGSPALKEAASAAE; this comes from the coding sequence ATGAACTACAGCCCACGCTTCCGGTTGTTCCCGACGACGGAGCAACGCAGAGCGATGGACTGGCAACGAAACACCGTGCGACAACTCTACAACCACGCACTCAAGGAATTCAATCAAATACCCGAAGACGAAGGTACGCTCCGCCAGCGCGTCTGGATGGTCCGAGACACGCTTCCAGCGATGAAAGATTGGTGGCCAGACCTCACACAGGTCTACTCAACCATCCTCCAGAAAGCCGTCGAACGCATCCGAGATAACATCCAGAACCTCGGGAAACTCAAAGCCAAGGGCTACGACGTTGGGTCGTTGAACTGGAAGCCTCCACGAGATTTCAGGAGTTTCACGTATCGACAATCGGGCTTCGAACTCGACAAAAAGAGTGGCCCGAACGGTCGAGGACTCCTCATACTCAAGAAACTCAAGGGAGAAACTCGGGAGATTCCAATCCGTCTCCATCGAGACCTTCCCGACCACGACTCCATCAAAGAAGTCACGCTCAAGAAAGACCCTACTGGTGCGTGGCACGTCTCGTTCTGCATCGAGACTGGGACGCCGGAGAAACCTGCCGTCGAAAGCATCGACACAGATGATACTGTGGGGATTGACCTTGGTGTTCTCAACTTCATCCACGACTCAGACGGGCGTTCCGTTGGGAGAGTTGACTTGGATGACGACCGGAAACGACTCGAACGCGAGCAACGCTCGCTCTCCCACAAAGAATACGAGTCGAACAACTGGGAAGAACAGCGACGACGAGTCGCGAAGGTTCACGCGCGAATGTCGAACAAGAAGCACGACTACAAGCACAAACTTGCGCACTTCTACACCGCGGAGTATGACGCCGTGTTCGTTGAGAACCTCAACGTCAAGGGAATGCTCGAATCTGGGGATACTGCGCGGAACAAGGTGGATGTCGGTTGGCGAGGGTTCATCACGATTCTCGAACACCACGGTGAGAAGAACGGCTGTCACGTCGTGCAGGTTGACCCGCGTGGAACGACCAAGGAATGCGCGTCGTGTGGGGTCTCAACAGATAAGCCGTTGTGGGTTCGTGAACACTCATGCCCGACGTGTGGGTTTGAAATAGACAGGGATTGGAATGCGGCGTTGAACGTCCTCAATAAGGGACTCTCGAAACTAGGAGTGGTTCACTCCGAAGCAACGCCTGTGGAGACTGCGACCGCTGTGTCCACTGACGGGGGCGATTATTCGTCCATCGTCGTGGATGCAAGTCGCGTCACAGAAGCAGGAAGCCCCGCCCTCAAGGAAGCCGCGTCAGCGGCTGAGTAG
- a CDS encoding DUF5615 family PIN-like protein: MTSVQILLDEHVGRVFERLLRERGHTVEQAKDRFGEHTSDAELLRWCGESGTVLVTNNAKDFEPLHHEHDHAGILLYYDQKLPDADPEGLARTVDEVFTQYGTDSIENQLVDLGEWYDWLHE, translated from the coding sequence GTGACGAGCGTCCAGATTCTGCTCGACGAGCACGTCGGCCGAGTCTTCGAGCGACTTCTCCGAGAACGCGGCCACACGGTCGAACAGGCAAAGGACCGGTTCGGCGAGCACACGAGCGACGCCGAACTCCTCAGGTGGTGTGGTGAGTCCGGGACGGTCTTGGTGACGAACAACGCGAAAGATTTCGAGCCACTACACCACGAACACGACCACGCGGGGATTCTGCTCTACTACGACCAGAAACTTCCAGATGCCGACCCCGAGGGCCTTGCCCGCACCGTCGACGAAGTGTTCACACAGTATGGGACGGACAGCATCGAAAACCAACTCGTCGACCTCGGAGAATGGTACGACTGGCTCCACGAGTGA
- a CDS encoding DUF433 domain-containing protein: MSLTRDEDVLGGEPRIDGTRIGVRHVAARVIDSGQSPAHVADQLDVALADVYEALSYYYGHIDEMRELEGANEAAFERVRESSLKPKETVQ; encoded by the coding sequence ATGAGTCTCACCCGTGACGAAGACGTGCTCGGTGGCGAGCCACGAATCGATGGCACGCGCATCGGGGTCCGCCACGTTGCTGCGCGGGTGATCGACAGCGGCCAATCCCCAGCTCACGTCGCAGATCAACTTGATGTGGCCCTTGCAGACGTGTACGAAGCGCTCTCGTACTACTATGGTCACATCGACGAGATGCGTGAACTCGAAGGCGCGAACGAAGCGGCGTTCGAGCGAGTTCGTGAGTCCTCGCTGAAGCCCAAAGAGACCGTGCAGTGA
- a CDS encoding RNA-guided endonuclease TnpB family protein, which produces MHREVTTTVRVKLHSLTQRKARLIEREYSAFQDAVHGDDDANLYSATKQQAGKVRSNKNPRADTEQPVVLRNDCITIEHDEDTVLSSWWFKLPVYNPEKERGDSIWVPVRVPEKDAHLLTDEYIRDSELVHRDGEWYVHLVCKRSVAVADEYDDVLAVDMGAKWIAVSTFLSDRHTQFHGAEVRRVREHYKQLRKSIGKAKVRSGAQVIERLGNKESRTVEHELHQVANELVARARERNAVLVFGDMTGLRFDNDKGRYVNDKTHKMPYAKMANILTYKAHLDGRECLPVEEYDTSVTCWRCGSQNTSRGVQGRVECHDCGLDDNGDKNGATNIGKRAVGKNIQSPLSTVGAVVAQPETQVVLKGPNGEIEMEPANSPDSVGLTLSEGSPRL; this is translated from the coding sequence ATGCATCGAGAAGTCACCACCACGGTACGGGTCAAACTCCACTCGCTCACTCAGCGGAAAGCCCGACTCATCGAACGCGAATACTCCGCGTTCCAAGACGCCGTTCACGGTGACGACGACGCGAACCTCTACTCCGCCACCAAACAACAGGCGGGCAAAGTCCGCTCGAACAAGAACCCGCGAGCGGACACCGAGCAACCCGTCGTCCTCCGCAACGACTGCATCACCATCGAACACGACGAGGATACGGTTCTCTCGTCGTGGTGGTTCAAACTCCCCGTCTACAACCCTGAGAAAGAGCGCGGAGATAGCATCTGGGTGCCCGTCCGCGTCCCCGAGAAGGACGCGCACCTGCTCACCGACGAGTACATCCGCGACTCGGAACTCGTCCACCGAGACGGCGAATGGTACGTCCACCTCGTCTGCAAGCGGTCTGTGGCCGTCGCAGACGAATACGACGACGTACTCGCCGTCGATATGGGTGCGAAGTGGATAGCCGTCAGCACGTTCCTCTCAGACCGGCACACACAGTTCCACGGGGCGGAAGTCCGCCGTGTCCGCGAACACTACAAGCAACTCCGCAAGTCCATCGGAAAGGCGAAGGTTCGCTCGGGAGCGCAGGTCATCGAACGCCTCGGGAACAAGGAATCCAGAACGGTCGAACACGAACTACATCAGGTGGCGAACGAACTCGTCGCTCGCGCTCGGGAGCGCAACGCCGTCCTCGTGTTCGGTGATATGACTGGATTGCGCTTCGATAACGACAAGGGTCGGTACGTGAACGACAAGACCCACAAGATGCCGTACGCGAAGATGGCGAACATCCTCACGTATAAAGCCCATCTTGACGGTCGAGAGTGTCTTCCGGTCGAGGAGTATGACACGTCTGTGACGTGCTGGCGGTGTGGGTCGCAGAACACATCGCGGGGAGTGCAAGGGCGTGTCGAGTGCCACGACTGTGGACTGGACGACAACGGCGACAAGAATGGCGCGACGAACATCGGCAAACGAGCCGTCGGTAAGAACATTCAGAGTCCGCTATCGACGGTGGGGGCTGTTGTGGCTCAGCCCGAAACGCAGGTCGTACTCAAAGGACCCAACGGTGAGATTGAGATGGAACCTGCGAACTCCCCAGACAGTGTGGGGCTAACCCTCAGTGAGGGAAGCCCACGACTTTAG
- the tnpA gene encoding IS200/IS605 family transposase yields MPRGYSRERTSVHNLHYHFVWCPKYRKPVLTDEVADRLEQLIEEKADELDLDILRLAIQPDHVHLFITGDPKLAPNKIIQQVKGYTSRNLRDEFDFGLPSLWTRSYFVSSAGEVSSQIIEEYIEAQTGQ; encoded by the coding sequence ATGCCACGGGGGTACAGTCGAGAGCGAACGTCGGTTCACAACCTCCACTACCACTTCGTGTGGTGCCCGAAGTACCGCAAGCCGGTGCTGACAGATGAGGTTGCCGACCGCCTCGAACAGCTCATCGAAGAGAAAGCCGACGAACTCGACCTCGACATCCTCCGACTGGCAATCCAACCCGACCACGTACATCTGTTCATCACGGGCGATCCGAAACTCGCTCCGAACAAGATCATCCAACAGGTCAAGGGCTACACCTCGCGGAACCTCCGCGACGAGTTCGACTTCGGTCTTCCATCACTGTGGACGCGCTCGTACTTCGTCTCTTCGGCAGGCGAGGTGTCGAGTCAGATAATCGAGGAGTACATCGAAGCACAGACCGGACAATAA